One genomic segment of Pongo abelii isolate AG06213 chromosome 13, NHGRI_mPonAbe1-v2.0_pri, whole genome shotgun sequence includes these proteins:
- the ACTL7A gene encoding actin-like protein 7A produces MWAPPAAIMGDGPAKKVGNQAPLQTQALQTASLRDGPAKRAVWVRHMSSEPQEPTESKAAKERPKQEVTKAVVVDLGTGYCKCGFAGLPRPTHKISTTVGKPYMETAKTGDNRKETFVGQELNNTNVHLKLVNPLRHGIIVDWDTVQDIWEYLFRQEMKIAPEEHAVLVSDPPLSPHTNREKYAEMLFEAFNTPAMHIAYQSRLSMYSYGRTSGLVVEVGHGVSYVVPIYEGYPLPSITGRLDYAGSDLTAYLLGLLNSAGNEFTQDQMGIVEDIKKKCCFVALDPTEEKKVPLSEHTIRYVLPDGKEIQLCQERFLCSEMFFKPSLIKSMQLGLHTQTVSCLNKCDIALKRDLMGNILLCGGSTMLSGFPNRLQKELSSLCPNDTPQVNVLPERDSAVWTGGSILASLQGFQPLWVHRFEYEEHGPFFLYRRCF; encoded by the coding sequence ATGTGGGCTCCACCGGCAGCAATCATGGGGGATGGGCCAGCCAAGAAGGTGGGTAACCAGGCCCCCCTGCAGACACAGGCCCTCCAGACTGCCTCTTTAAGGGATGGCCCGGCGAAGCGGGCCGTGTGGGTTCGCCATATGAGTTCAGAGCCACAAGAACCTACTGAATCAAAGGCAGCCAAGGAGAGGCCCAAGCAGGAGGTGACCAAAGCAGTGGTTGTGGACCTGGGCACTGGCTACTGTAAATGTGGCTTTGCCGGCCTGCCAAGACCCACCCACAAGATCTCAACAACGGTGGGCAAGCCCTACATGGAGACCGCCAAGACTGGGGATAATCGCAAGGAGACATTCGTGGGGCAGGAACTCAACAACACAAACGTTCATCTCAAGCTGGTTAACCCTCTGCGACATGGCATCATCGTGGACTGGGATACAGTGCAGGATATCTGGGAATATCTCTTCCGACAGGAGATGAAGATCGCCCCAGAGGAGCATGCAGTCTTGGTTTCAGACCCACCGCTGAGCCCACACACCAACAGAGAGAAATATGCTGAAATGCTGTTTGAAGCCTTCAACACCCCTGCGATGCACATCGCCTACCAGTCGCGCCTGTCCATGTACTCCTATGGAAGGACCTCCGGcctggtggtggaggtgggcCATGGCGTGTCCTACGTGGTCCCCATCTACGAGGGTTATCCTTTGCCCAGCATCACCGGAAGGCTGGACTACGCGGGCTCTGACCTGACAGCCTACCTGCTGGGCCTGCTGAACAGTGCGGGGAACGAATtcacccaggaccagatgggcaTTGTGGAGGACATCAAGAAGAAATGCTGCTTTGTGGCCCTGGATCCCACTGAGGAGAAGAAAGTCCCTCTCAGTGAGCATACGATCCGCTACGTGCTGCCGGATGGGAAGGAGATTCAGCTGTGCCAGGAACGGTTCCTCTGCTCGGAGATGTTCTTCAAGCCATCTCTCATCAAGTCCATGCAGCTGGGCCTCCACACCCAAACCGTGTCCTGCCTTAACAAGTGTGACATCGCCCTCAAACGGGACCTCATGGGGAACATCCTGCTCTGCGGGGGCAGCACGATGCTCAGTGGCTTCCCTAACCGTCTGCAGAAGGAGCTAAGTAGCCTGTGTCCCAATGACACCCCGCAGGTAAACGTGCTGCCTGAGAGAGACAGTGCCGTGTGGACCGGTGGCTCCATCCTGGCCTCACTTCAGGGTTTCCAACCACTGTGGGTCCACCGCTTTGAGTACGAGGAACATGGGCCTTTCTTCCTCTACAGGAGGTGCTTCTGA